From the genome of Vicia villosa cultivar HV-30 ecotype Madison, WI linkage group LG2, Vvil1.0, whole genome shotgun sequence, one region includes:
- the LOC131647827 gene encoding defensin Lc-def, with protein sequence MEKKAVAALSFLFLVLFVAQEIAVTEAKTCENLSDTFKGPCIPDGNCNKHCKEKEHLLSGRCRDDFRCWCTKNC encoded by the exons ATGGAGAAGAAAGCAGTAGCTGCCTTGTCCTTCCTCTTCCTCGTTCTCTTTGTTGCAC AAGAAATAGCGGTGACTGAAGCAAAAACTTGTGAGAATCTGTCTGACACATTCAAGGGACCATGCATCCCAGATGGTAACTGTAACAAGCATTGCAAGGAGAAAGAGCACTTACTTAGTGGCAGGTGCAGGGATGATTTTCGCTGTTGGTGCACTAAAAACTGTTAA